In Risungbinella massiliensis, the genomic stretch GTTCTACTTTACAAATCCGAACCTTATAATTTCGATACCACTCGGCTTTACCTTTGTCTTGTGCAATCTTATGTTGAGTATGTTGTTTCCAATCTCTTATCGCTTTTTCCGACTCCCAATAGGAGATCGTGATCCCATAGCCACTACTATCTCGTACACTTTCTACACCCAAGAAACCTGGTTGTTCTTTTGCCAGTGCCTCTATTTCATCTGACATCGCCCCATAACCATGATCACCTTCCGTACGATTAGAGGTGAAAATAACCGCGAAATAGGGAGGATTGGGTGTGTTAGCAAAATCCGACATTGAATTCACTCCTTCGTATTGAATAAGAAACAAAACACACCTTCCTTCCGTAGCAAAAGTGTGTTTGTTTTTATACAATATGATTTTTAGTTAGATAGCTCTTGGCTTGGTTGAATTTCTTTTTTGCGTGTCTGCAAATGTTGAACGACATACATGGCACCTAATAGTCCGATTCCAATCACATCTGTCAGTAATCCCGGGTAAATCAGGAGAATACCTCCAGCAAATGCTAACAGTCTTTCATACCATGGCATTTGACGTAACCAGTAACCGACCATTGCTACACTGACTCCGATCATTCCGATCGTGGAGGTTGTAACTACCCATAATGCTTCTGTCCAAGTGGTATCAATCATAAGCAATTTTGGCGAGAAGACAAAGATGAACGGAACGATAAATGCCGCTATAGAGACTTTGGCAGATTGCACACCTGTCTTGATTGGATCACTTTTTGCGATCGCAGAGGCGGCAAAGGCGGCCAGGGCGACGGGCGGAGTTATATCGGCAATCACCCCAAAATAGAAGGCAAACATATGAGCTGATAACATTGGATAACCAAGAGCCACAATTGCGGGAGCTGTTGTAGTTGCAGTGATAATGTAGTTAGCAGTTGTTGGTACGCCCATCCCTAAAATCAGAGAAGCAATCATCGTAAAGAACAATACAAGGAATACGTTACCATCTGCTAAGTCTAACAGTCCATTGGCAAACTTTTGCCCTAAACCAGTAAGTGTTACTACTCCGACGACAATCCCAGCACAGGCGGTAGCTGCAATGACTCCCAGTGCTGCTTTAGCACCATCTGCTAATGCCATGATGATATCAACAATAGACATCCTTGTTTCTTTACGAAAAGCTCCAACTACTATTGTAGCTAAAATCCCCCATAATGCAGCCATCTCTGGTGTCATGTTGGTTAGTAATAACGTGATGATTAACACAATAGGGAGAAGTAAATATAGCTTTTTCCAAACTTCTTTCCGATTTGGCATCTCTTCTTCGGTCAATCCACGCAATCCGGATCTCTTCGCCTCGAAGTGAACCATCATCCAAATCCCTGCGAAAAATAAAAGTGCTGGTAACAGAGCTGCTTTGGCAATATCTCCGTATGGAACATTGATGAACTCGACCATAATGAAAGCAGCTGCTCCCATTACCGGAGGCATTATTTGTCCACCAGTTGATGAAGAAGCTTCTACAGCCGCCGCAAACTCCTTGCGATAACCCAATTTCTTCATGAGTGGAATAGTGAAAGCTCCTGAAGTAACAACGTTTGCCACGGAACTACCACTGATTGTTCCTTGAAGTGCACTGGAGAAAATCGTTACTTTAGCTGGTCCACCGATCCGCTTTCCGGCAATGACCATCGCTAGATCGTTAAAATATTCTCCAACACCAGTCTTTTCTAGGAAAACACCGAACAAAATAAAGACAAAGATAAACGAAGAGGAGACCATAAGGGGTGTTCCCAAAATCCCTTCCAATGTAAAAAACATTTGTCCAGTTAATCGCTCTAAAGTAACTCCTCTAAACTGGAAAAAACCAGGTAAGAGGTTTCCAAACAGTGCGTATAAAATAAAGACGATTGCAATGATAACGATTGGTAAGCCTACCACTCGTCTAGCAGCTTCCAATACTAGAACAAGCGCAATACCTCCAACTACTAAATCCAAAGTGGTAAACCATCCAACACGCATCATGAGGTCATCGAACTCAACCAGCCAATAGATTCCTACACCGGCTCCTAAAATAGAGAGTAAGATATTCCAAATCGAGACCTTGTTTTGCTGACCCTTGTTAAATGCTGGATATAACAAGAATATCAAAGTCAGACCAAATGCCAAGTGAAGGGAGCGGTGAATCTGTGCCTCAGGTGGGAAATGGACAATCGTATAAATCTGATACACGGTAAAGCTAATCGCGATAATCGTGACAATCCATTTCATCACACCTTGGAAGTTCTGGAATGCCGATTCTTTATCATATTTTGCAATCAGTTCTTGTACCTCTTCTTGTCCTATGTTTTCCTCTTTTTTTAGTTCCGTCACGGCAAAAACCTCCTTATCCAATATTGAATAATTGTTTCCTTATCTGCTTGAAAACGGACTGAAGTGCCCGGTGAATCGATCGTAGATAAAGGGATTTCCTGTTTTCGTATAATTAACTTGTGATTTGCGATCACTTGCCCAATTCGCTGATCAAAAAACGGAATATGCCGATTAATATTACTCAAAGTAAACTTCCCATTTTCTTCTGTAAAAGTCTGACCCTCTTCTAACTCCGCTGGCATTCCCACACCATATGTATCGTAAGTAACCGCATCCACGACTATATTCATCTCTTCATCTACATAATACTTTTCTAGTACAGGAGTAAGATGAATCGAATGAATATACTGAATGTAAAATGGTTCTTTTTGTTGAAGTGGCGTCGAGTAAAGAATCTGGCCCTCTTTACTCAGTGCTGTCAATACAGGATAGATCGGTACATAGAGGAGAAGAAAAATAAGGAGGATTATGACAAAGAGAAAAACATAGACTCGTTTTGATCCACGCCATTTCTTTTTGATGGAATAAGGAGAGGATGCCGGGGATTGACCCCGGCTCCCGCTCCCAAATATGTTTAAAAAGCAATTTATTTTGTTACACCTTTTTCATTGAAGTATTTCATCGCTCCTGGATGAACTTCTTCAGAAAATCCTTTTAATGCATTCTCTAGTTTTACTTCTTTTCCTTTGGCATGAATCGTTCCTAACGTCTCTAAGTTATCAAATAAGGACTTGGTAATGTTGTAAACCATCTCTTCACTCATCTCATCCGATACAACGAGCATCGCTTGGATAGCTACTGTTTTGACATCAGTATCTTGACCTTTGTACGTATTACCTGGAATCGTCACTTGTGTATAGAATGGGTATTTTTGAGACAATTTTTGGAAGAATTCATCTTCTACGTTGAGAATGCGGACTCCATTAGTAGCTCCCAATTCGGTTACCGCTGCCGTAGGTGTTCCCGCAGTTACGAAAGCTGCATCTAGCTTGCCATCTTTAATTGCAGCCACTGAGTCTCCAAAGGAGAGACGTTGAACTTGAAGATCTTCAAATTTGATTCCATGTACTTCTAAAATTTGTTTCGCATTTAACTCTGTACCACTTCCGCCAGCTCCGACAGAGACTCGCTTACCTTTTAAGTCTTGAACCGTTTTCACACTGCTATTAGCAGGTACCACGATTTGAACCGTTTCTGGGTACAGATTGGCAAGCGCTTTCAGATTTTTGATCGCACCCTGAGTTTTAAACATTTCAGTGCCATTCGTTGCATAGTTCAAAATATCACTTTGGGTGAATGCTATTTGCACTTCTCCATTACTAAGAAGTCGCATATTTTCTACCGAAGCTCCAGTAGATTGGTTATTTGTATTTAACTTCGCTTTATCTGTCAAAATTTTAGAAATTCCACTACCGAGTGCATAATAAGTTCCAGAGGTTCCTCCTGTTGCAAGCGTCAATTGCTGTGGATCTCCTCCGGCGTTTGTACTTCCAGAGCATCCTACTAATACCATAGCAAAAGAGAGAAGCAGAGCGAGAAAAACAGACCATTTTTTACTGTTCACTATTTCAACCCCTTTTATGACATATAAAGTTCATAAATTTATAATACTATTATTTTTTATTATTAATCAAACTATTTTTTTGTTTTATTTTTTTATTGTTATTTATTATTTTTAGAAGTTACAAAATCACAAGTTTCCTACTATTTAGTCCGTATGAACCAATCTATCATTCATTTATATAGTCTAGAAACCGACCTTTCAGCAACCCCTTGGATCTCCATTTTTCTAATATACAGTTTTTTTATCTTCTTTTTTAAAAACCAACCCCTATTCCAACATCCATATCGATTCCGTTTGGAATTATCACGATGTGTTGTATAAAAAATCCACTTACCATAAATTTTGTTTATTCAATTACGCAATACTAAGGATCAAGAATTGATAAATATGCTAATGGAAAGTTCGAGGTAGTAGAGTTGAAAAATAGGTCAGGTATTTATGTCATTATGCTTATCATTTTGCTCGGTGTCCTTATTTGGTCGGGAATCAATCCTGCCAAAGGAGGTATTTGGTTTTTTGAGGTAATTCCAGGTGTGGTATTAATCATTTACTTGATTGCAACCTATCGAAAATTCCCTCTATCCCCCATCACATATTGTTTTGTATTTTTGGCAGCGATCATAATGTTTATTGGAGGACATTATACATATGGTGGAATGCCTCTATTTGATCAACTAAAGAAGGTTTTCGATTTATCTCGAAATCACTTTGATCGAGTAGGTCACTTCTTTCAAGGCACCGTGATCACCGCATTTCTCCTTGAAATAACAACGAGGAACCATATTATTCAAAAGAAATACATTCCGATCTTTGTAGTAGCATGTTCTCTCGCCTTTAGTGCTGGGTTTGAAATATTCGAATTTCTAATTGGTCGCATATTTAGTAGCAATCTAGAAGAGTTTCTCGGTACCCAAGGAGATATATGGGATTCGCATTGGGATATGGTTTGTGCCCTTGCCGGCTCTCTCTTTTTCTTGCTAGTGTTTCGCAAAAAGCAGCAACAACAGTTCCAACAAATAAAAAAAACTCCTAATACGGACTTCGATTAAAAATAATAAATGTGGAGAAGTTACTTAGTAGGATATTGGTTTTCAAAGAAAGCAGGTGAATACAAAATCGACAATTTTTGCTCCCCATGGATCTATCACCGATTTGTACGACTTCCATGGTTTACAAAGAAATATATCCACGATCAACTACAACAGGAATTTACTTTTCATGATCGGATGGTTCTAGATTTCGGTTCTGGAACAGGGGCTAACTGTTCTATTTGTTCCCCGAAAAGCTATATAGGAGTAGATCCCGACAGCAAACGTATTGATTATGCCAATTTAAAATATCCAGATTATCCATTCCAAACTCTAAAAGATTCACGATTACCAGTAGAGGATCAATCTATTGACACCATCTTAATTGTTGCAGTTCTACATCACATCTCCGCATCCGAGTTAGAAAAATATATGGTTGAGTTCAAACGAGCTTTAAAATCTACAGGCTCTATTGTTGTGATTGAACCTTGCTTCTTTGAGAACAAAAGCACTAGTAATTTTTTTATGAAATGGATGGATGATGGAAAATATATTCGTTCCGAACAAGAGTATCTAGGTTTATTTGAAAACAATGGATTTGAGTGTCGCGTACTAAATAAATTTCGTAAAGGATTATTCTACAACGAACTTTTTTTCACAGCACAGTACAAAAATTAGAGAAGCAGATGTTTAGCGGATAAGAAGTGGCTCTTGATCAGATACCACCCGGATCAAAAAAGTAGAGAAGTACATGATGCAAACCCATCATTATCAACAGCAACAAGTCTCCCACACTCCTAACACCCAGGGAGTCATGTTTGGTTAAGTAAATCTTACAAATTAGCTTTTATAATTGATCCCCTTCGAAAAAAGATAGGGGGTCTTTTGTGCAATTGAATCAGGAATAAAAGTAGCCGTGGGAGTAAATGATTTGCCCAGATGAGGCCCACAGCATTGGGATATGTACAAGTCAACATGAGTAAGATATCTCATCACAAACAAAATAAGGGGGTAGCCATGTCCAAAGATACTTTAGAGAAGTTGGAAGATCATATACAAACTTTATCTAATGAACTACTTTCCCAACAAGCGATAGACGGCAGTTGGCGCTTTTGCTTTGAAAGCGGTACGATGACAGATTCTTACTCACTCCTACTTATGAAGTTATTAAAAAAGGAGCATTCCAAATTGCAAGAAGAAATCATATACCGCATGATACAGAAGCAATCATCCGATGGACTTTGGCGAGCTTTTCCAGATGAAAAAAGCGGAAATGTATCTGCAACGTTGGAAAGTACGATTGCATTGCTATATACTGGCGCTCTAAATTCAAGGGATCCATCATTACAGTTGGCAAAAGAGTTTATCCAAAATGAAGGTGGAATAGATCAAGCTGGAAGTTTAACGAAAGTTATCTTAGCTCTCCTTGGACACATAGATTGGCCAATGATTACACGCATCCCGATTAGCTTTTTACTACTTCCAAATGGGAGCCCAGCTAGTCTTTATGATTTCGTCGGCTTTGCTCGTGTCCATATTGTCCCGATTATGATTGCTTCCCATCAAAACTTCACTGTACGTCTTCCAAATAAGAACATGGTGGATAATTGGCTACCTAAAAAATCGCTCCTCCCTAAAAAGAATTCGTACCATTCCCCATTTCATGAAAAGTCCATTCAATACTCATTGGAAACAGTAGGAATACGAGATAACATACGCAGACGCTCATTGCGTTTTGGTGAACAATTTCTCTTAAATAGAATCGAACAGGATGGAACGTTATATAGTTATATGACTACTACATTCCTGATGATATTTGCATTGCTAGCCTTACAATATCCAGCAAACCATCCAATCATCCAAAAGGCA encodes the following:
- a CDS encoding TRAP transporter permease, whose protein sequence is MTELKKEENIGQEEVQELIAKYDKESAFQNFQGVMKWIVTIIAISFTVYQIYTIVHFPPEAQIHRSLHLAFGLTLIFLLYPAFNKGQQNKVSIWNILLSILGAGVGIYWLVEFDDLMMRVGWFTTLDLVVGGIALVLVLEAARRVVGLPIVIIAIVFILYALFGNLLPGFFQFRGVTLERLTGQMFFTLEGILGTPLMVSSSFIFVFILFGVFLEKTGVGEYFNDLAMVIAGKRIGGPAKVTIFSSALQGTISGSSVANVVTSGAFTIPLMKKLGYRKEFAAAVEASSSTGGQIMPPVMGAAAFIMVEFINVPYGDIAKAALLPALLFFAGIWMMVHFEAKRSGLRGLTEEEMPNRKEVWKKLYLLLPIVLIITLLLTNMTPEMAALWGILATIVVGAFRKETRMSIVDIIMALADGAKAALGVIAATACAGIVVGVVTLTGLGQKFANGLLDLADGNVFLVLFFTMIASLILGMGVPTTANYIITATTTAPAIVALGYPMLSAHMFAFYFGVIADITPPVALAAFAASAIAKSDPIKTGVQSAKVSIAAFIVPFIFVFSPKLLMIDTTWTEALWVVTTSTIGMIGVSVAMVGYWLRQMPWYERLLAFAGGILLIYPGLLTDVIGIGLLGAMYVVQHLQTRKKEIQPSQELSN
- a CDS encoding DUF1850 domain-containing protein; amino-acid sequence: MTALSKEGQILYSTPLQQKEPFYIQYIHSIHLTPVLEKYYVDEEMNIVVDAVTYDTYGVGMPAELEEGQTFTEENGKFTLSNINRHIPFFDQRIGQVIANHKLIIRKQEIPLSTIDSPGTSVRFQADKETIIQYWIRRFLP
- a CDS encoding DUF2238 domain-containing protein, with product MKNRSGIYVIMLIILLGVLIWSGINPAKGGIWFFEVIPGVVLIIYLIATYRKFPLSPITYCFVFLAAIIMFIGGHYTYGGMPLFDQLKKVFDLSRNHFDRVGHFFQGTVITAFLLEITTRNHIIQKKYIPIFVVACSLAFSAGFEIFEFLIGRIFSSNLEEFLGTQGDIWDSHWDMVCALAGSLFFLLVFRKKQQQQFQQIKKTPNTDFD
- a CDS encoding class I SAM-dependent methyltransferase codes for the protein MWRSYLVGYWFSKKAGEYKIDNFCSPWIYHRFVRLPWFTKKYIHDQLQQEFTFHDRMVLDFGSGTGANCSICSPKSYIGVDPDSKRIDYANLKYPDYPFQTLKDSRLPVEDQSIDTILIVAVLHHISASELEKYMVEFKRALKSTGSIVVIEPCFFENKSTSNFFMKWMDDGKYIRSEQEYLGLFENNGFECRVLNKFRKGLFYNELFFTAQYKN
- a CDS encoding TAXI family TRAP transporter solute-binding subunit produces the protein MNSKKWSVFLALLLSFAMVLVGCSGSTNAGGDPQQLTLATGGTSGTYYALGSGISKILTDKAKLNTNNQSTGASVENMRLLSNGEVQIAFTQSDILNYATNGTEMFKTQGAIKNLKALANLYPETVQIVVPANSSVKTVQDLKGKRVSVGAGGSGTELNAKQILEVHGIKFEDLQVQRLSFGDSVAAIKDGKLDAAFVTAGTPTAAVTELGATNGVRILNVEDEFFQKLSQKYPFYTQVTIPGNTYKGQDTDVKTVAIQAMLVVSDEMSEEMVYNITKSLFDNLETLGTIHAKGKEVKLENALKGFSEEVHPGAMKYFNEKGVTK
- a CDS encoding antibiotic biosynthesis monooxygenase family protein, which encodes MSDFANTPNPPYFAVIFTSNRTEGDHGYGAMSDEIEALAKEQPGFLGVESVRDSSGYGITISYWESEKAIRDWKQHTQHKIAQDKGKAEWYRNYKVRICKVERDYERSF